A portion of the Ricinus communis isolate WT05 ecotype wild-type chromosome 10, ASM1957865v1, whole genome shotgun sequence genome contains these proteins:
- the LOC8258894 gene encoding BTB/POZ domain-containing protein FBL11 isoform X8, producing MEPSSEDEFITLLCSNSNAIEHKEISISTRDIYSWDVSNILCCQTVKIQAHKNRQKITSFSNLREQSSYFHQALCNSCSESNLNCVSIQWNMEVFVNVLKFVYGCQVDVTSKSFLSLFEAALYFGAELLLLKCKTWFSEVTSSKRSGLLKVQLEDLIHIWNFGLEHANDFVPELCASYLARNFMWAMYSKFFGDVPYNLLFHCIKHPHLTVYSERHLSDALLVWLNANREQLEALKKAEDDNTGILKQIRISVLPLWFAAGQRRSCYFSELAEESIEAIFRLMKNPPADSIGIFRDGNLDSIRIRLNEYSKKVDLSGCPQVTSVIVLLSLLPSSYCLDLTLRKSIRQSLINLDHLSRDQSGSRFWHKLPPTLSFEAVEKVDISKCPRLHLESTIEFFSKSFPSLRKLRAAYLLNFKTITLHKLMQNCPLISEVDLTVDITPLIPTQLSVISSSPATVPRVSNKSLNVGNSIPSRISYHSGPSLSKISRLVLEGRSDISDLDLQYITELCVSLQYLNLKGCISVTDTGISNLISRCAKLHSILVCDTSFGINSIQALCSTIPNFGSSVVRLEKRCSDTLASKLQKLHMGGCIGVDTRSLLELISEMRTLTSLCLRDTCLIDDVLYSFSGSSLEILDVSNTMISGDALAHIIKGNPFLKCLNTRGCKNLIQQGSNASRAELSSSNPCRELYAELGEKCILEEISLGWGFCSLSVEALRPAITTLRAISVGLGGSLGEDACSLLPTKCPMLESITLYFQVISDAIVINFMTSLKHLELLSLCYCLGDISISSFKNSIPNLRKLKLERVTPWMTNNDLVVLTQNFVNLVEFSLVGCRHLTSDSLHIISHGWPGLISIHLEDCGEVTTTGVSSLFNCRALEDILLRHNGRGIQSSFILDAASKMPLLRKISLDLCDACEGDFDIPDYDNKYFLSIVKIARCKFQRSSSNVYFQESNRSPVHKDTLVLVWNTQNLNSTVVKERL from the exons ATGGAACCAAGCTCCGAAGATGAATTCATTACTCTCTTATGCTCAAATTCCAATGCAATCGAACACAAAGAAATCTCCATCTCGACTAGGGATATATATAGCTGGGATGTGTCCAATATCCTCTGCTGCCAAACAGTCAAAATTCAAGCTCATAAAAACAGGCAAAAAATCACTTCATTTTC CAATCTTCGTGAGCAATCTTCGTATTTTCATCAGGCC CTTTGCAACTCGTGCAGTGAATCAAATCTGAACTGTGTTTCAATCCAGTGGAACATGGAAGTTTTCGTTAACGTTTTGAAGTTTGTTTATGGCTGCCAAGTGGATGTCACTTCTAAAAGTTTCCTCTCTCTTTTTGAG GCTGCACTTTATTTTGGGGCTGAATTACTTCTATTGAAGTGTAAAACTTGGTTTTCTGAGGTGACTTCATCTAAAAGGTCTGGGTTGCTTAAAGTCCAATTGGAAGATTTGATTCACATTTGGAATTTCGGTCTAGAGCATG CAAATGATTTTGTTCCAGAATTGTGTGCGAGCTATCTAGCAAGGAATTTT ATGTGGGCCATGTATAGTAAATTTTTTGGAGATGTTCCTTATAATTTGTTATTTCATTGCATCAAGCATCCGCATTTGACAGTATATAG TGAGAGGCATCTTTCTGATGCACTTTTAGTTTGGCTCAATGCTAACAGAGAACAGCTGGAAGCCTTGAAGAAGGCTGAAGATGACAACACTGGCATTCTAAAACAG ATTCGGATTAGTGTTCTGCCGTTGTGGTTTGCTGCAG GACAACGAAGGTCTTGCTACTTTTCAGAGCTTGCTGAGGAAAGCATTGAGGCAATATTTAGACTGATGAAGAATCCACCTGCAGATTCAATTGGCATCTTTAGAGATGGTAACTTGGACAGTATCAGAATTCGATTGAATGAATATTCCAAG AAAGTGGACCTTTCAGGTTGTCCACAAGTAACATCGGTGATTGTTCTCCTCTCTTTGCTTCCTTCTTCATATTGTCTGGACCTCACCCTGAGGAAAAGCATTAGACAGTCTTTGATCAACCTTGACCATCTGAGCAGAGATCAAAGTGGAAGTAGATTCTGGCATAAGTTGCCACCAACTCTTTCTTTTGAAGCAGTTGAGAAGGTGGATATTTCAAAGTGTCCAAGGCTACATCTTGAATCCACCATTGAGTTCTTCTCCAAGTCATTTCCATCTTTAAGAAAACTGAGAGCAGCGTATCTTTTGAACTTTAAGACAATCACTTTGCATAAATTGATGCAAAATTGCCCGCTCATAAGTGAGGTTGACTTAACTGTTGACATTACTCCACTTATCCCAACTCAGTTATCAGTAATATCTTCTAGTCCTGCTACAGTGCCACGGGTATCAAACAAGTCCTTGAATGTCGGCAATAGTATCCCAAGCAGAATATCTTATCATTCAGGGCCATCCCTTTCAAAAATCTCTAGACTTGTATTGGAGGGTCGAAGTGATATTTCTG ATTTGGATCTCCAGTATATCACTGAGCTGTGCGTTTCCTTACAGTACCTAAATCTTAAAGGTTGTATTTCAGTAACAGATACTGGAATATCAAATCTCATAAGCCGATGTGCTAAACTACATTCCATTTTAGTTTGTGATACTTCTTTTGGGATAAATTCCATTCAAGCTCTTTGCTCCACAATTCCTAATTTTGGTTCTTCTGTTGTCCGCCTTGAGAAAAGATGTTCAGATACACTGGCGTCTAAACTTCAAAAACTTCATATGGGTGGATGCATAG GTGTTGATACAAGATCTCTACTTGAGCTTATCTCAGAAATGCGAACACTAACAAGTCTTTGCTTGAGGGATACCTGCCTTATCGATGATGTTCTTTATAGTTTCTCAGGTTCTTCATTGGAGATACTTGATGTGTCTAATACTATG ATTTCTGGAGATGCTTTAGCTCACATTATCAAAGGAAATCcttttttgaagtgtttgaataCAAGGGGCTgtaaaaatttgattcagcAAGGAAGTAATGCCAGCAGGGCAGAACTTTCTTCGTCAAATCCATGTAGAGAATTATATGCTGAACTAGGCGAGAAATGCATTTTGGAAGAGATCTCACTTGGTTGGGGATTTTGTTCGCTGTCTGTAGAAGCTCTGAGACCTGCAATTACAACATTAAGGGCAATAAGTGTTGGTTTGGGTGGATCATTGGGTGAAGATGCCTGTAGCCTACTTCCTACTAAATGTCCCATGCTGGAGTCAATAACTCTTTATTTTCAG GTCATCTCTGATGCTATCGTGATAAACTTTATGACCTCCTTGAAGCACTTGGAATTGCTGTCTCTGTGCTACTGTCTTGGTGATATATCTATATCAAGCTTCAAAAACTCTATACCAAAcctaagaaaattaaagcttGAGAGGGTAACTCCTTGGATGACCAATAATGATTTGGTTGTTCTTACTCAGAACTTTGTAAATTTGGTGGAATTTTCATTAGTTGGATGCAGGCATCTCACTTCAG ATTCTTTGCACATCATTTCACATGGATGGCCAGGCTTGATTTCTATTCATCTCGAG GACTGTGGAGAAGTAACAACAACTGGGGTTTCTTCTCTATTCAACTGCAGAGCTCTTGAAGATATCTTGCTACGTCATAAT GGCCGGGGGATACAGAGCAGCTTCATTCTTGATGCTGCTTCAAAG ATGCCATTGCTTCGGAAAATATCATTAGATCTATGCGATGCATGTGAAGGCGACTTTGACATTCCAGAT TACGACAACAAATACTTCCTAAGTATTGTGAAGATAGCGAGATGCAAGTTCCAAAGATCCTCTTCAAATGTTTACTTCCAAGAGAGCAACAGAAGTCCAGTGCACAAGGACACATTAGTGCTGGTTTGGAACACTCAGAACCTCAATAGTACAGTGGTCAAGGAAAGACTTTAG
- the LOC8258894 gene encoding BTB/POZ domain-containing protein FBL11 isoform X3: MFVLYCCIMADLCNSCSESNLNCVSIQWNMEVFVNVLKFVYGCQVDVTSKSFLSLFEAALYFGAELLLLKCKTWFSEVTSSKRSGLLKVQLEDLIHIWNFGLEHANDFVPELCASYLARNFMWAMYSKFFGDVPYNLLFHCIKHPHLTVYREQLEALKKAEDDNTGILKQIRISVLPLWFAAELAEESIEAIFRLMKNPPADSIGIFRDGNLDSIRIRLNEYSKKVDLSGCPQVTSVIVLLSLLPSSYCLDLTLRKSIRQSLINLDHLSRDQSGSRFWHKLPPTLSFEAVEKVDISKCPRLHLESTIEFFSKSFPSLRKLRAAYLLNFKTITLHKLMQNCPLISEVDLTVDITPLIPTQLSVISSSPATVPRVSNKSLNVGNSIPSRISYHSGPSLSKISRLVLEGRSDISDLDLQYITELCVSLQYLNLKGCISVTDTGISNLISRCAKLHSILVCDTSFGINSIQALCSTIPNFGSSVVRLEKRCSDTLASKLQKLHMGGCIGVDTRSLLELISEMRTLTSLCLRDTCLIDDVLYSFSGSSLEILDVSNTMISGDALAHIIKGNPFLKCLNTRGCKNLIQQGSNASRAELSSSNPCRELYAELGEKCILEEISLGWGFCSLSVEALRPAITTLRAISVGLGGSLGEDACSLLPTKCPMLESITLYFQVISDAIVINFMTSLKHLELLSLCYCLGDISISSFKNSIPNLRKLKLERVTPWMTNNDLVVLTQNFVNLVEFSLVGCRHLTSDSLHIISHGWPGLISIHLEDCGEVTTTGVSSLFNCRALEDILLRHNGRGIQSSFILDAASKMPLLRKISLDLCDACEGDFDIPDYDNKYFLSIVKIARCKFQRSSSNVYFQESNRSPVHKDTLVLVWNTQNLNSTVVKERL, encoded by the exons ATGTTTGTGTTGTACTGTTGCATTATGGCTGACCTTTGCAACTCGTGCAGTGAATCAAATCTGAACTGTGTTTCAATCCAGTGGAACATGGAAGTTTTCGTTAACGTTTTGAAGTTTGTTTATGGCTGCCAAGTGGATGTCACTTCTAAAAGTTTCCTCTCTCTTTTTGAG GCTGCACTTTATTTTGGGGCTGAATTACTTCTATTGAAGTGTAAAACTTGGTTTTCTGAGGTGACTTCATCTAAAAGGTCTGGGTTGCTTAAAGTCCAATTGGAAGATTTGATTCACATTTGGAATTTCGGTCTAGAGCATG CAAATGATTTTGTTCCAGAATTGTGTGCGAGCTATCTAGCAAGGAATTTT ATGTGGGCCATGTATAGTAAATTTTTTGGAGATGTTCCTTATAATTTGTTATTTCATTGCATCAAGCATCCGCATTTGACAGTATATAG AGAACAGCTGGAAGCCTTGAAGAAGGCTGAAGATGACAACACTGGCATTCTAAAACAG ATTCGGATTAGTGTTCTGCCGTTGTGGTTTGCTGCAG AGCTTGCTGAGGAAAGCATTGAGGCAATATTTAGACTGATGAAGAATCCACCTGCAGATTCAATTGGCATCTTTAGAGATGGTAACTTGGACAGTATCAGAATTCGATTGAATGAATATTCCAAG AAAGTGGACCTTTCAGGTTGTCCACAAGTAACATCGGTGATTGTTCTCCTCTCTTTGCTTCCTTCTTCATATTGTCTGGACCTCACCCTGAGGAAAAGCATTAGACAGTCTTTGATCAACCTTGACCATCTGAGCAGAGATCAAAGTGGAAGTAGATTCTGGCATAAGTTGCCACCAACTCTTTCTTTTGAAGCAGTTGAGAAGGTGGATATTTCAAAGTGTCCAAGGCTACATCTTGAATCCACCATTGAGTTCTTCTCCAAGTCATTTCCATCTTTAAGAAAACTGAGAGCAGCGTATCTTTTGAACTTTAAGACAATCACTTTGCATAAATTGATGCAAAATTGCCCGCTCATAAGTGAGGTTGACTTAACTGTTGACATTACTCCACTTATCCCAACTCAGTTATCAGTAATATCTTCTAGTCCTGCTACAGTGCCACGGGTATCAAACAAGTCCTTGAATGTCGGCAATAGTATCCCAAGCAGAATATCTTATCATTCAGGGCCATCCCTTTCAAAAATCTCTAGACTTGTATTGGAGGGTCGAAGTGATATTTCTG ATTTGGATCTCCAGTATATCACTGAGCTGTGCGTTTCCTTACAGTACCTAAATCTTAAAGGTTGTATTTCAGTAACAGATACTGGAATATCAAATCTCATAAGCCGATGTGCTAAACTACATTCCATTTTAGTTTGTGATACTTCTTTTGGGATAAATTCCATTCAAGCTCTTTGCTCCACAATTCCTAATTTTGGTTCTTCTGTTGTCCGCCTTGAGAAAAGATGTTCAGATACACTGGCGTCTAAACTTCAAAAACTTCATATGGGTGGATGCATAG GTGTTGATACAAGATCTCTACTTGAGCTTATCTCAGAAATGCGAACACTAACAAGTCTTTGCTTGAGGGATACCTGCCTTATCGATGATGTTCTTTATAGTTTCTCAGGTTCTTCATTGGAGATACTTGATGTGTCTAATACTATG ATTTCTGGAGATGCTTTAGCTCACATTATCAAAGGAAATCcttttttgaagtgtttgaataCAAGGGGCTgtaaaaatttgattcagcAAGGAAGTAATGCCAGCAGGGCAGAACTTTCTTCGTCAAATCCATGTAGAGAATTATATGCTGAACTAGGCGAGAAATGCATTTTGGAAGAGATCTCACTTGGTTGGGGATTTTGTTCGCTGTCTGTAGAAGCTCTGAGACCTGCAATTACAACATTAAGGGCAATAAGTGTTGGTTTGGGTGGATCATTGGGTGAAGATGCCTGTAGCCTACTTCCTACTAAATGTCCCATGCTGGAGTCAATAACTCTTTATTTTCAG GTCATCTCTGATGCTATCGTGATAAACTTTATGACCTCCTTGAAGCACTTGGAATTGCTGTCTCTGTGCTACTGTCTTGGTGATATATCTATATCAAGCTTCAAAAACTCTATACCAAAcctaagaaaattaaagcttGAGAGGGTAACTCCTTGGATGACCAATAATGATTTGGTTGTTCTTACTCAGAACTTTGTAAATTTGGTGGAATTTTCATTAGTTGGATGCAGGCATCTCACTTCAG ATTCTTTGCACATCATTTCACATGGATGGCCAGGCTTGATTTCTATTCATCTCGAG GACTGTGGAGAAGTAACAACAACTGGGGTTTCTTCTCTATTCAACTGCAGAGCTCTTGAAGATATCTTGCTACGTCATAAT GGCCGGGGGATACAGAGCAGCTTCATTCTTGATGCTGCTTCAAAG ATGCCATTGCTTCGGAAAATATCATTAGATCTATGCGATGCATGTGAAGGCGACTTTGACATTCCAGAT TACGACAACAAATACTTCCTAAGTATTGTGAAGATAGCGAGATGCAAGTTCCAAAGATCCTCTTCAAATGTTTACTTCCAAGAGAGCAACAGAAGTCCAGTGCACAAGGACACATTAGTGCTGGTTTGGAACACTCAGAACCTCAATAGTACAGTGGTCAAGGAAAGACTTTAG
- the LOC8258894 gene encoding BTB/POZ domain-containing protein FBL11 isoform X2 — protein MFVLYCCIMADLCNSCSESNLNCVSIQWNMEVFVNVLKFVYGCQVDVTSKSFLSLFEAALYFGAELLLLKCKTWFSEVTSSKRSGLLKVQLEDLIHIWNFGLEHANDFVPELCASYLARNFMWAMYSKFFGDVPYNLLFHCIKHPHLTVYREQLEALKKAEDDNTGILKQIRISVLPLWFAAGQRRSCYFSELAEESIEAIFRLMKNPPADSIGIFRDGNLDSIRIRLNEYSKKVDLSGCPQVTSVIVLLSLLPSSYCLDLTLRKSIRQSLINLDHLSRDQSGSRFWHKLPPTLSFEAVEKVDISKCPRLHLESTIEFFSKSFPSLRKLRAAYLLNFKTITLHKLMQNCPLISEVDLTVDITPLIPTQLSVISSSPATVPRVSNKSLNVGNSIPSRISYHSGPSLSKISRLVLEGRSDISDLDLQYITELCVSLQYLNLKGCISVTDTGISNLISRCAKLHSILVCDTSFGINSIQALCSTIPNFGSSVVRLEKRCSDTLASKLQKLHMGGCIGVDTRSLLELISEMRTLTSLCLRDTCLIDDVLYSFSGSSLEILDVSNTMISGDALAHIIKGNPFLKCLNTRGCKNLIQQGSNASRAELSSSNPCRELYAELGEKCILEEISLGWGFCSLSVEALRPAITTLRAISVGLGGSLGEDACSLLPTKCPMLESITLYFQVISDAIVINFMTSLKHLELLSLCYCLGDISISSFKNSIPNLRKLKLERVTPWMTNNDLVVLTQNFVNLVEFSLVGCRHLTSDSLHIISHGWPGLISIHLEDCGEVTTTGVSSLFNCRALEDILLRHNGRGIQSSFILDAASKMPLLRKISLDLCDACEGDFDIPDYDNKYFLSIVKIARCKFQRSSSNVYFQESNRSPVHKDTLVLVWNTQNLNSTVVKERL, from the exons ATGTTTGTGTTGTACTGTTGCATTATGGCTGACCTTTGCAACTCGTGCAGTGAATCAAATCTGAACTGTGTTTCAATCCAGTGGAACATGGAAGTTTTCGTTAACGTTTTGAAGTTTGTTTATGGCTGCCAAGTGGATGTCACTTCTAAAAGTTTCCTCTCTCTTTTTGAG GCTGCACTTTATTTTGGGGCTGAATTACTTCTATTGAAGTGTAAAACTTGGTTTTCTGAGGTGACTTCATCTAAAAGGTCTGGGTTGCTTAAAGTCCAATTGGAAGATTTGATTCACATTTGGAATTTCGGTCTAGAGCATG CAAATGATTTTGTTCCAGAATTGTGTGCGAGCTATCTAGCAAGGAATTTT ATGTGGGCCATGTATAGTAAATTTTTTGGAGATGTTCCTTATAATTTGTTATTTCATTGCATCAAGCATCCGCATTTGACAGTATATAG AGAACAGCTGGAAGCCTTGAAGAAGGCTGAAGATGACAACACTGGCATTCTAAAACAG ATTCGGATTAGTGTTCTGCCGTTGTGGTTTGCTGCAG GACAACGAAGGTCTTGCTACTTTTCAGAGCTTGCTGAGGAAAGCATTGAGGCAATATTTAGACTGATGAAGAATCCACCTGCAGATTCAATTGGCATCTTTAGAGATGGTAACTTGGACAGTATCAGAATTCGATTGAATGAATATTCCAAG AAAGTGGACCTTTCAGGTTGTCCACAAGTAACATCGGTGATTGTTCTCCTCTCTTTGCTTCCTTCTTCATATTGTCTGGACCTCACCCTGAGGAAAAGCATTAGACAGTCTTTGATCAACCTTGACCATCTGAGCAGAGATCAAAGTGGAAGTAGATTCTGGCATAAGTTGCCACCAACTCTTTCTTTTGAAGCAGTTGAGAAGGTGGATATTTCAAAGTGTCCAAGGCTACATCTTGAATCCACCATTGAGTTCTTCTCCAAGTCATTTCCATCTTTAAGAAAACTGAGAGCAGCGTATCTTTTGAACTTTAAGACAATCACTTTGCATAAATTGATGCAAAATTGCCCGCTCATAAGTGAGGTTGACTTAACTGTTGACATTACTCCACTTATCCCAACTCAGTTATCAGTAATATCTTCTAGTCCTGCTACAGTGCCACGGGTATCAAACAAGTCCTTGAATGTCGGCAATAGTATCCCAAGCAGAATATCTTATCATTCAGGGCCATCCCTTTCAAAAATCTCTAGACTTGTATTGGAGGGTCGAAGTGATATTTCTG ATTTGGATCTCCAGTATATCACTGAGCTGTGCGTTTCCTTACAGTACCTAAATCTTAAAGGTTGTATTTCAGTAACAGATACTGGAATATCAAATCTCATAAGCCGATGTGCTAAACTACATTCCATTTTAGTTTGTGATACTTCTTTTGGGATAAATTCCATTCAAGCTCTTTGCTCCACAATTCCTAATTTTGGTTCTTCTGTTGTCCGCCTTGAGAAAAGATGTTCAGATACACTGGCGTCTAAACTTCAAAAACTTCATATGGGTGGATGCATAG GTGTTGATACAAGATCTCTACTTGAGCTTATCTCAGAAATGCGAACACTAACAAGTCTTTGCTTGAGGGATACCTGCCTTATCGATGATGTTCTTTATAGTTTCTCAGGTTCTTCATTGGAGATACTTGATGTGTCTAATACTATG ATTTCTGGAGATGCTTTAGCTCACATTATCAAAGGAAATCcttttttgaagtgtttgaataCAAGGGGCTgtaaaaatttgattcagcAAGGAAGTAATGCCAGCAGGGCAGAACTTTCTTCGTCAAATCCATGTAGAGAATTATATGCTGAACTAGGCGAGAAATGCATTTTGGAAGAGATCTCACTTGGTTGGGGATTTTGTTCGCTGTCTGTAGAAGCTCTGAGACCTGCAATTACAACATTAAGGGCAATAAGTGTTGGTTTGGGTGGATCATTGGGTGAAGATGCCTGTAGCCTACTTCCTACTAAATGTCCCATGCTGGAGTCAATAACTCTTTATTTTCAG GTCATCTCTGATGCTATCGTGATAAACTTTATGACCTCCTTGAAGCACTTGGAATTGCTGTCTCTGTGCTACTGTCTTGGTGATATATCTATATCAAGCTTCAAAAACTCTATACCAAAcctaagaaaattaaagcttGAGAGGGTAACTCCTTGGATGACCAATAATGATTTGGTTGTTCTTACTCAGAACTTTGTAAATTTGGTGGAATTTTCATTAGTTGGATGCAGGCATCTCACTTCAG ATTCTTTGCACATCATTTCACATGGATGGCCAGGCTTGATTTCTATTCATCTCGAG GACTGTGGAGAAGTAACAACAACTGGGGTTTCTTCTCTATTCAACTGCAGAGCTCTTGAAGATATCTTGCTACGTCATAAT GGCCGGGGGATACAGAGCAGCTTCATTCTTGATGCTGCTTCAAAG ATGCCATTGCTTCGGAAAATATCATTAGATCTATGCGATGCATGTGAAGGCGACTTTGACATTCCAGAT TACGACAACAAATACTTCCTAAGTATTGTGAAGATAGCGAGATGCAAGTTCCAAAGATCCTCTTCAAATGTTTACTTCCAAGAGAGCAACAGAAGTCCAGTGCACAAGGACACATTAGTGCTGGTTTGGAACACTCAGAACCTCAATAGTACAGTGGTCAAGGAAAGACTTTAG
- the LOC8258894 gene encoding BTB/POZ domain-containing protein FBL11 isoform X4, with product MFVLYCCIMADLCNSCSESNLNCVSIQWNMEVFVNVLKFVYGCQVDVTSKSFLSLFEAALYFGAELLLLKCKTWFSEVTSSKRSGLLKVQLEDLIHIWNFGLEHANDFVPELCASYLARNFMWAMYSKFFGDVPYNLLFHCIKHPHLTVYSERHLSDALLVWLNANREQLEALKKAEDDNTGILKQIRISVLPLWFAADSIGIFRDGNLDSIRIRLNEYSKKVDLSGCPQVTSVIVLLSLLPSSYCLDLTLRKSIRQSLINLDHLSRDQSGSRFWHKLPPTLSFEAVEKVDISKCPRLHLESTIEFFSKSFPSLRKLRAAYLLNFKTITLHKLMQNCPLISEVDLTVDITPLIPTQLSVISSSPATVPRVSNKSLNVGNSIPSRISYHSGPSLSKISRLVLEGRSDISDLDLQYITELCVSLQYLNLKGCISVTDTGISNLISRCAKLHSILVCDTSFGINSIQALCSTIPNFGSSVVRLEKRCSDTLASKLQKLHMGGCIGVDTRSLLELISEMRTLTSLCLRDTCLIDDVLYSFSGSSLEILDVSNTMISGDALAHIIKGNPFLKCLNTRGCKNLIQQGSNASRAELSSSNPCRELYAELGEKCILEEISLGWGFCSLSVEALRPAITTLRAISVGLGGSLGEDACSLLPTKCPMLESITLYFQVISDAIVINFMTSLKHLELLSLCYCLGDISISSFKNSIPNLRKLKLERVTPWMTNNDLVVLTQNFVNLVEFSLVGCRHLTSDSLHIISHGWPGLISIHLEDCGEVTTTGVSSLFNCRALEDILLRHNGRGIQSSFILDAASKMPLLRKISLDLCDACEGDFDIPDYDNKYFLSIVKIARCKFQRSSSNVYFQESNRSPVHKDTLVLVWNTQNLNSTVVKERL from the exons ATGTTTGTGTTGTACTGTTGCATTATGGCTGACCTTTGCAACTCGTGCAGTGAATCAAATCTGAACTGTGTTTCAATCCAGTGGAACATGGAAGTTTTCGTTAACGTTTTGAAGTTTGTTTATGGCTGCCAAGTGGATGTCACTTCTAAAAGTTTCCTCTCTCTTTTTGAG GCTGCACTTTATTTTGGGGCTGAATTACTTCTATTGAAGTGTAAAACTTGGTTTTCTGAGGTGACTTCATCTAAAAGGTCTGGGTTGCTTAAAGTCCAATTGGAAGATTTGATTCACATTTGGAATTTCGGTCTAGAGCATG CAAATGATTTTGTTCCAGAATTGTGTGCGAGCTATCTAGCAAGGAATTTT ATGTGGGCCATGTATAGTAAATTTTTTGGAGATGTTCCTTATAATTTGTTATTTCATTGCATCAAGCATCCGCATTTGACAGTATATAG TGAGAGGCATCTTTCTGATGCACTTTTAGTTTGGCTCAATGCTAACAGAGAACAGCTGGAAGCCTTGAAGAAGGCTGAAGATGACAACACTGGCATTCTAAAACAG ATTCGGATTAGTGTTCTGCCGTTGTGGTTTGCTGCAG ATTCAATTGGCATCTTTAGAGATGGTAACTTGGACAGTATCAGAATTCGATTGAATGAATATTCCAAG AAAGTGGACCTTTCAGGTTGTCCACAAGTAACATCGGTGATTGTTCTCCTCTCTTTGCTTCCTTCTTCATATTGTCTGGACCTCACCCTGAGGAAAAGCATTAGACAGTCTTTGATCAACCTTGACCATCTGAGCAGAGATCAAAGTGGAAGTAGATTCTGGCATAAGTTGCCACCAACTCTTTCTTTTGAAGCAGTTGAGAAGGTGGATATTTCAAAGTGTCCAAGGCTACATCTTGAATCCACCATTGAGTTCTTCTCCAAGTCATTTCCATCTTTAAGAAAACTGAGAGCAGCGTATCTTTTGAACTTTAAGACAATCACTTTGCATAAATTGATGCAAAATTGCCCGCTCATAAGTGAGGTTGACTTAACTGTTGACATTACTCCACTTATCCCAACTCAGTTATCAGTAATATCTTCTAGTCCTGCTACAGTGCCACGGGTATCAAACAAGTCCTTGAATGTCGGCAATAGTATCCCAAGCAGAATATCTTATCATTCAGGGCCATCCCTTTCAAAAATCTCTAGACTTGTATTGGAGGGTCGAAGTGATATTTCTG ATTTGGATCTCCAGTATATCACTGAGCTGTGCGTTTCCTTACAGTACCTAAATCTTAAAGGTTGTATTTCAGTAACAGATACTGGAATATCAAATCTCATAAGCCGATGTGCTAAACTACATTCCATTTTAGTTTGTGATACTTCTTTTGGGATAAATTCCATTCAAGCTCTTTGCTCCACAATTCCTAATTTTGGTTCTTCTGTTGTCCGCCTTGAGAAAAGATGTTCAGATACACTGGCGTCTAAACTTCAAAAACTTCATATGGGTGGATGCATAG GTGTTGATACAAGATCTCTACTTGAGCTTATCTCAGAAATGCGAACACTAACAAGTCTTTGCTTGAGGGATACCTGCCTTATCGATGATGTTCTTTATAGTTTCTCAGGTTCTTCATTGGAGATACTTGATGTGTCTAATACTATG ATTTCTGGAGATGCTTTAGCTCACATTATCAAAGGAAATCcttttttgaagtgtttgaataCAAGGGGCTgtaaaaatttgattcagcAAGGAAGTAATGCCAGCAGGGCAGAACTTTCTTCGTCAAATCCATGTAGAGAATTATATGCTGAACTAGGCGAGAAATGCATTTTGGAAGAGATCTCACTTGGTTGGGGATTTTGTTCGCTGTCTGTAGAAGCTCTGAGACCTGCAATTACAACATTAAGGGCAATAAGTGTTGGTTTGGGTGGATCATTGGGTGAAGATGCCTGTAGCCTACTTCCTACTAAATGTCCCATGCTGGAGTCAATAACTCTTTATTTTCAG GTCATCTCTGATGCTATCGTGATAAACTTTATGACCTCCTTGAAGCACTTGGAATTGCTGTCTCTGTGCTACTGTCTTGGTGATATATCTATATCAAGCTTCAAAAACTCTATACCAAAcctaagaaaattaaagcttGAGAGGGTAACTCCTTGGATGACCAATAATGATTTGGTTGTTCTTACTCAGAACTTTGTAAATTTGGTGGAATTTTCATTAGTTGGATGCAGGCATCTCACTTCAG ATTCTTTGCACATCATTTCACATGGATGGCCAGGCTTGATTTCTATTCATCTCGAG GACTGTGGAGAAGTAACAACAACTGGGGTTTCTTCTCTATTCAACTGCAGAGCTCTTGAAGATATCTTGCTACGTCATAAT GGCCGGGGGATACAGAGCAGCTTCATTCTTGATGCTGCTTCAAAG ATGCCATTGCTTCGGAAAATATCATTAGATCTATGCGATGCATGTGAAGGCGACTTTGACATTCCAGAT TACGACAACAAATACTTCCTAAGTATTGTGAAGATAGCGAGATGCAAGTTCCAAAGATCCTCTTCAAATGTTTACTTCCAAGAGAGCAACAGAAGTCCAGTGCACAAGGACACATTAGTGCTGGTTTGGAACACTCAGAACCTCAATAGTACAGTGGTCAAGGAAAGACTTTAG